The Euphorbia lathyris chromosome 8, ddEupLath1.1, whole genome shotgun sequence genome has a window encoding:
- the LOC136202043 gene encoding uncharacterized protein, with translation MVDSDYDYGDDYYDGFTVFGECFGCHEDNDFVYVDDFDYNYYDSDYEELNTNRSFLGDGISSRFFRYGASVKASQVVEESDKSENEEEKDEDKESEDNDVCDDCTCGCRCYSGCDQDDDSGYDNGANEYDSVYDNGANEYDSGYDNGANEQGRRQPGARGAGAPPVSGTTPEE, from the exons atggTCGACTCTGACTACGACTACGGTGACGATTACTACGATGGTTTCACCGTCTTCGGCGAGTGCTTCGGCTGTCATGAAGACAACGACTTCGTCTATGTTGACGACTTCGACTACAACTACTACGATTCCGACTATGAAGAGCTTAATACTAATAGATCGTTCCTGGGCGATGGAATAAGCAGCCGTTTCTTCAGATACGGAGCATCGGTTAAAGCTAGCCAG GTTGTTGAAGAATCAGACAAGTCTGAGAATGAGGAGGAGAAGGACGAGGATAAAGAGAGTGAAGACAATGATGTCTGTGATGATTGCACTTGCGGCTGTCGCTGCTACTCCGGCTGTGACCAGGATGATGATAGTGGCTATGACAATGGTGCCAACGAGTATGACAGTGTCTATGACAATGGTGCCAACGAGTATGACAGTGGCTATGACAATGGTGCCAACGAGCAGGGGCGGAGACAGCCCGGAGCCCGGGGGGCTGGAGCACCCCCGGTTTCCGGCACCACCCCTGAGGAATAA